The Gloeobacter morelensis MG652769 genome contains the following window.
GGATGGACAGACCCGTCGCCCACCGTAGGCGCTGTCGCCAGCGATTGCCATGCCCCACGATCAAGACACCGCCAATTTGATCCTGTTTATTCAGAGTGAGATCTATCTGTACCGCAGCACCGGCGAAGCGCAGCACCTGGATAATTGCCTTCAGGAGCTGCGCGACGCGGTTGACTATCTGGAAGTGCGTCCCTGGTACGAAGAGCTGCTCTACAGCCTGCGCGATCAAATCGGCCGTTTGGAGGAATGGAATTGATCCCCAAGGGGGACATCTGCTTATTTTCCATCGCGAGATAGAGGCTGATGGAGCAGTCTATGCAGGAGAAGAGGAAAAGAATCCCAGCCGCTGGTGCCTATGTTTGTCAAGCCCCACGTCCTCTGGCACGACTGGATGCGCTTTTCGATCGTCTGTGAGCGCTGCCACCGTCGTTTGCTCTTCAGCCAGTGGTCCGGCGGCGGCGGCGAGGAGTGGCCCCAGATTAAAAAGGCAGAGTGCAGGCTTGAGGCGCGCCATGGGGTGCAACGCGCCGAGCGGTGCGAATCGTGTGGGCGGCCCTTCGCCACAGCCCGCCGTCCGGTGCGTTCTATGGGTGTGGATGAGTTGCTCGCGCGCTACCGACGGGGCCAGCGCCGTTTCTCAAAACTGGTGCTGGTGGGCGACGATTTGAGCACGGTGGCACTGGACGGCGCCCGGATGTTCGAAGCCAACTTGAGCGGCTCGCGTCTTGTGGGAACGGGTTTGCGCTCGGCGGTGCTCACGGGTGCGTCACTCGTCGGCGCCGATTTTGCCGCCGCCCGCCTGCAACGCGCGGATCTCAGCGGCGCGGAACTGGTGGGGGCGAATTTGAGCGGCACCGACTTGCAGGGCGCCAAACTCATCGGCGGCGACCTGCGCGGTGCGAGCCTCTATTGGGCCAACCTCGAAGGGGCGCAGTTGCGCGGAGCCTTGCTCGACGACGCCAGTTTGCGCGGAGCGCGTCTGCGGGGTGCCATCCTGCCGGACGGCCGGTTGCTCGATTAAGACTTGTCGGTCCGGCTGCGCCCTTCGGCCCACTGGGCATAGAGCAGCGCCAGGGCTACCAGGACGTAGCCTATCGCCCAACTGGCCCCTGCGCCGGGGCGCAGGTCGATAATCGTGTCGGTCGCCGTCCAGCGAAAGCTGTGCATCAATCCGAACCAGCAGAGGACGGCCCCCGCCAGCGCCCAGAGCGCCCCTTTCCAAAATCGACGCTCGACGATGAAGACGGTGACGGCGGCGAGGATCATCGCCGAGAAGATAAATCCCTGCTCCAGCGCAAAGGCGCCTTCGATGTACGTGTCGCTCAGGCGAAATTGGGCCGCCAACTCCGGTGTGAGTGGGTTGTCGGGGGTGGCGAGGCCCGCCGCCCTCAGGGCATTTTTGGCCATCAAGGCGCCCCAGCCTGCGATCCCCGGCAGCAGGCCGATCACCACCGCCGGGGCGTGGGCGGCGGGGGTGGCGGTAAAAGCCTGGGCGGCGATCACCACCGCGATCCAGAGCACAATCGCCATACCTGCCTCGATGGGCACAAAGTAGGCCACCAGTGCCACCGTACCGCTTAGGCACAACAGGCTCATCGCCACGCCGTTGAGCACCGAGTAGCCGATGCGCGCCCCGAGCGCCTTCCAGCCGGGATGGCCGATATAAATCGTCGTCGGAAAGCACGAGCCCGCCACGGCCGCCGCGATCGAACCGAGGCCGTTGACGGCGAGTGAGGGGGCGGTCTCGAAGCGATCCCCCGCCGCCTCGGCGCTTTCGAGATTTTGCAGACTGCCCACCAGGTTGAACAATCCCATGGGCAGAATAACGCTCAAGTAAGCGCCCAGGGCGGCGCGCCCTTCCCAGAGATCTCCAAGCCACAACCGCGGCAGATAGAATCCTGCCGGCGCCAGGGCCTCCGCAAAGCGGCTATCGCTCCAACCGACCAGTCCCGTTCCCCAGGCAAGGGCGATCCCCAGCAGCACCGAGACCAGTCCCCCCGGCAGCGGCCCGAAGCGCACGCCGCCAAAGTAGGTGAGCAAGATGATCCCCAACGGCAACATCGCGACGATTGGGGCGGCGAAGGTGCGAAATAGAAAGCCGAGGGCGATAAACGTCAGGGCGATCCCGGCCAAAGTTGAGAGCAAGGCGGCCCGGGGGGCAAGTTTTCTGAGGGGGTCAGCAACCCACGCCCCTGCCAGTTCAATCAGCCCCGAACCGAGACAAGCCACCAGTCCTGCCTGCCAGGCCAACTCCGCCGCCTGCTCAGGCGACTGGCCCACCCCCATCGCCGCCAGCTTCACCGGCAACATCACCAGAAAGACGTGGGCGAATAAACTCACCGTGTTGATGCCATAGGGCAGTGCCGTCACGTCGTCGCGTCCTTCGCGGCGGGCGAGGCGGTCCGCTGTCCAGGCGTAGTACAGGTTGCCCACCAGCAGCGAGAGGGCCACCCCAGGAAGCACCCGCCCGTAGAGCAACTCGGAGCCGAAGCCGAGCACCCCCCCGCACAGCCCGACGATCAGCAAAACCTGAATGAGATTGTCGAGGGCCAGGCCGAAAAAACCGTCGATGTCGCCTCGGACCAGCCAGCGCGGCGCGGATTTGACACGTTTCATACGCATACTTCAGCCCAATTGCACCCGAAAAGTAGTGGGCTGGGCTACTGTTTTCGGCTTCCGTCCCCGCACAGTTGCACAATTGTCCATCTGGTGTTTTGATGGAATCATGGACAAGCGTTCATGTTTGGTCGGATGGGGGTGGGTCCGTGGCCGGTGAATTGACCTTCGACGGTTACGAGGAGTACCTGGGCGGCCTCAAAGCGCGCATCCGCGCCGCCCAGATCCGGTCGGCCCTGGCGGTCAACCGCGAACTGGTGGCGCTCTACTGGCAGATTGGCCGCGACGTGCTGCGGCAGCAGCGCCGTCAGGGCTGGGGCAGCAAGGTGATCGATCGCCTCTCGGGCGATCTGCGCCGTGAATTCCCTGAGATCAAAGGGTTCTCCGTGCGCAATCTCAAATACATGCGCGCCTTCGCCGAGGCTTATCCCGACAAAGGGTTTGTGCAGCAGCTTGCTGCCCAAATTCCCTGGTTTCACAACTGTGCCATCCTCGATGCCGTCAAAGAGCCTGCCGCCCGCGCCTGGTACGTCCGCCAGACGATTGCCCAGGGCTGGAGCCGCAGCGTGCTGACCCACCAGATAGACGCTGGACTTTTCGAGCGCCAGGGCGGTGCCGCCACCAACTTTGCGGCCACGCTGCCGTCGGTGCAGTCGGACCTGGCGCAGCAGGCGCTCAAAGATTCTTATTTGTTCGATTTTTTATCGCTGGGGCCGGCGGCGCGCGAGCGGGATCTAGAGCGGGGGCTGCTCGAACACATCCGCAAGTTTTTGCTGGAGCTGGGCCGGGGCTTTGCCTTCGTGGGCAGCCAGTACCACCTGGAGGTGGGCGATCAAGATTTTTATATCGACCTGCTTTTTTATCACTTCAAGCTGCGCTGCTTCGTGGTCATCGATCTCAAGACCGGCAGCTTCCAGCCCGAATTCGCGGGCAAGCTGGGCTTTTACCTGTCGGCGGTGGACGACCTGTTGCGCCACCCCGACGATCGGCCGACCCTCGGGCTGATTTTGTGCAAATCGAGCAACCGGGTGATCGCCGAATATACCCTGCGCGACGCGCGCCGCCCGATGGGTGTCTCCACCTACGAACTGCTCCCCGAAGAGATCAAGCGCAGTCTGCCCAGCATCGAAGAGATCGAGGCACTTTTGTACCTGGACTTTGCGGATGGGCAGCACTCGGGCTAATCAAGCCTCCTGGCGAGATCTGTCCCGGGACAGTACCTTCGGTGCTCGCAACTGGGCTTACTTGCTATTGAGGCGCAGTCAGCTTCCGGTACAAACGCCTGTTTCCAGGCGGCCAGACGGGGTTTTCTGTCAAGCCACTCGATGTCGGTGTAAGCCGCGCTTCCGTGCGTCGCGGCAGTCTTCCTCTGCACGAGGCCAACTATGCTACACATTTGCCGCCCGCTGCGGCCGCTTGGATCCGCAAGCCCCTTCCTCGCCCGCCTGTCCTACCCCCCCCTGGTCGATGCGCCGTTGCTGCCGGAGTGCCGCAGTTGTGTGATTGTGCCGGTGCGCGACGAGGCGGAACGGATCGAGAGCACCCTCGCCGCTCTCGCCTGCCAGATCGAACGGCCCGGCTTACCCCTCGATCCGCGCAGCTACGAAGTGATCGTGCTCGCCAACAACTGCCGTGACCAGACGGCACCCATAGCCCGGCGCTTTGCCGGCGAGCGGCCGCAGTTGCGTCTGCACATCGTCGAGAGGACCCTGTCCCCCGGTGAAGCCCACGTCGGCCGCGCCCGGCAACTGTTGATGGACGAAGCCTACCGGCGCTTCGCCGGGGCCGGTAAGGCCAGGGGGATCATCGCCTCCACCGACGGCGACACCCGGGTGGCCCCCGACTGGCTTGCGGCCACCGCCTTCGAGATCGACCGCGGTGCCGACGCCGTGGGAGGCCGCATCCTCACCGACGACAAAGAGCGGCAGACCCTGGCGGCCCAGGCGCGCCGTTGCTTTTTGTTCGACGTGGGCTACCAGTATCTGACGGTCCAACTGGAAGCCTGCATCGACCCGGATCCACTCGACGCCTGGCCCCGCCATTATCAGCACTTCGGCGCCAGCCTGGCGCTGAGCGCCGAGGCTTATGCCCGGGCGGGGGGCTTGCCCGCTGTGCGCTCCCCCGAAGATGTCGCCCTCTACTGCGCCCTGCGGCGCATCGACGCCGGGATCCGCCACAGCCCGCTGGTGAAAGTGATCACCAGCGCCCGCCGCTATGGACGTGCCGAGAGGGGTCTGGCCGCCCAACTGGCCGATTGGAGCACCGTGGGCGCCGGGTACAAGCCGTACCTGGTCGAAGCGGTCGGCAGGACCGAGGAGCGCCTGATCAATCGCTTTCGGTTGCGCCAACTCTGGCGTCAGCCCCGCAGCCTGGAATCGACCGACGCAGAGGTTGCGGCCCTGGCGACCCGATTGCGGGTGCCGTCCGAACGCCTTGCGGAGGAGTTGTCCGCTTGCCAAGCTTTTGGCTTGCTCTGGGAGCGGTTGAACCCCGAAGAGCCCGCGAACGCCCCCAAAAGCGAGGTCGAAGAAGCGATCCGGCAGTTGCGCAGGCGCATTGTCCTCTGGAAGCAGGCACTCAAATCCGCTCGTACAGGTCCAGTCGGTATTGCTGCTCGCGTCGCCCGAGGCGGTGGCTGAGCCCCGCGAGCGCGCCGAAGGCATCGTGCACTTCGTCGCCCCTGAGCGGGTAGTCCCTGGCAAAGGGCGTCCAGTGCACCAAAAGCAGGTGACCTCCAGGTTCCAGGTGCTCCAGAAGCAACCGCTGGGCCTGGCGCAGTTCACTCCAGGACCAGTAGTAGCCCACCTCCGAGACCAGGGTCAGATCGAACGGTCCGCGCGGGTAGCCCTCGGGCACCCGCAACCGCTCGAAGCTTACCTGGGCAAGGGCCCGGCAACGTTCGCGCGCCCGGGTGAGCGCCTTGTCGCACACATCTACCGCCAGAAGCGCCTCGCAACGTTCGGCGAGGCGGGCGGTGAGCACACCGATCGAGCAACCGATTTCAAACGCCGAGCGGTAGCGGGGCTTGGAGAGGGCGTCGAGGGTCGCCGTGTATTTGGCATCCTCGTAGGGGCTGGTCTCGAAGTTCCAGGGATCGGCGTTTTCGCGGTAGAGCGCCTCGAAGTACTCGGGCATCAGCGAGGGGCGTTCGGGTTGCACGGTGCCTCCAAGTAACATTCCCAGGGGCGCTCGAAGTGGGCGAGCGTCTCGGGGGTGAGCCGAAAACCTTCCGGGTCGTCGTCGATCAGATCGCTGGTCTGGGAACGGTGGGCAGCCATGGCGGCGCGTTTGAGCGCCAACACCGGGCCGATGGCAAGCCGCCAGATACGGACCTCGCCTTCCATCGGCCGGTGGAAACGTTCTCCTTGCTCCCACAGCCAGATGGGGTATTCGAGGCTGCGAGCAAAGGCTGCGAAGCCGTCGCTCGCGCGGTGCATCAGGTTCCAGACGGCCCGGTGATCCGGATGCGGGTCGCGCCGCCAGGGCAGCGCGACGGTGCGCACGGACTCCAGCTGGGCCAGATAGCGGCGGCAACGGCCGAGCGCATCGGCAAAATCGGCGTCCCCCTCAAAAGGCACTGCGCCGTCCTTGAGGCCCAAGAACGTGACGGCGGCCGGGGCGACCCCCAGCACCGCGAGGGCGGCGCGCGCCTCCGCCTCGCGCAGGGCGCGCAGGGCCGCGGGTGGGTAGCACCGGGAGTTGGGGTGGGAGCGGGTGCCGTCGCTCACCACCAGCACCCGCACAGGTAGGCCCAGCCGGCGCAATAGGGCGATGGTTCCGCCGCAGCCAAGCGACTCGTCGTCCGGGTGCGGGGCGACCACCAGCGTCGAACCGAGGGCGGCTGCCGCCTCGGGCGGGTGCAGAGGAGTCTCGCCCAGGGCGGCGCTAGTGCCACCCATCGTGCCACAGCGCCTGAATGGGGGCGTTTTGTGCGATGACGTAGGCGCCCAGCTGGGCAAGGGCCGCATCCGGGGCGGGCTGGCGCAAATAGAGCGTCAGATCCCGCACGATGCGCTCGACCGGGTGCGGGCGCGACAGACAGCGCGCCCCCACGGACTTGGCGGCCAGTTGCACGACCTGCTGACAGGCGGCTTCGACGGCGGTGCGCACCATGTTGGCGTAGGCCACCAACCCCTCGCCGCCGGCCGGCTCGGCCGGATTGTCCAACCACCGGTCGATGCGCCCGGCCGCCCCCTGCAACCACAGGCGTCCCCCTTCGACGGCGATGGCAGCGCGGGCCATACGCTCGCGCTGGTAGGGGTGTTCTTGCCAGCCGCGGTCTCTCAGGTGTCCGCGGGTGCAGTCGAGCAGGGCCGCCGCTCCGCCCAACTGTACCGCCGCGAAGCGCACCACCCCGGCGGTCAGCCAGGGCTGGCGCCAATAATCGCCGGAAGCGCCCAGCAGGGCGTCTTCTCCCAGCTCGATGCCCGAAAAATCGACTTTGAAGCTGGCCGAGGCGCGCATCCCGAGGGGTTGCCACCAGTCAGGATCGACGCGATCCGTGTACAGTTCCATCGGAACGATCACCATCTGCCAGCCGCCGTCGGGTCGGGCCGCGCCGATGATCGGCCGCTCCACCAACCCGGCGCCCGAGGCGAAGGTCTTGGCCCCCTCTAGGCGGTAGCGGTCCCCCGGCAGCGGGACAATCTTCGTGCCGTCCTCGTCCTCGGTGTTCCAGACGTTGTAAATTTTGCCGCCGTGCACGGCTGCGGCACAGGCCGACTGTTGCTCGCGCGAGCCGAAAATCTGAATCAGCTGCAGGGCGTTGACGTGCCCCTCGTAGATGCGGCCCACCGCCAGGTTGCCCCATCCTACCTGCTCCAGCACGCTCAGCAGCGCCAGCGTGCGGCCAGGGCTCACTCCGAGTCCGGCCCCGCCTAAAGATGCGTCAAGAGGAACGGCCAACAGTCCCGCCGCTGCCAGCCGCCGAAATTCTTCGATCGGCACGGCGCCGTCCTTGTCGATGCGCGCAGCATTGACGGCGCAAAAATCGGCGACTTGCCCGGCTTGGGTGAGCGCTTCGCCCACCGACAGCGGCGCGCAGCCTAAAGCGGCGGTGTCAAACAACAGCGGAGGGGTAATGTCTTTGCTCCTCTTGCACGGACGATAAGCTCCATGGCAGATCATCGGGGAGAGCGCTCCGCCTGTCCTCCGCCCCTAGAGAGAAAACTACCCGTCTTGCCTGCGCCAAAAAAGCCGTCTGCCGGTCCTGCAGCGCAGGACCGGCAGACGGCCACACCGAGCTGACGTTTACCTCAGGATCTGGGGCTCGCCGTAGATGAAGTCGTCCATGGTGACGACATCGTAGCCACGTTTGCCATCGGTTGCCGTGGCACTCGGAGCAATGTTGCCGCTGGTGATCCGGACCCGATAGATGCGCTTATTGGCAAAACTGGCGCCGATGAAGGCGAGGCTTTGCTGGTTGTTGGCTCCCTGCTGGAAGGGGACCGGCAGGCTGAGCAGCAGATTGTCCTTGGCGTCGTAGTACTCGATTTTGCTGGTGTTGGTGTCCACGTCGGTGAAGACGGCGCCAAAGGCGCTGACGGTGGCCGGCGTCTCGGTACCGGGAAGGAAGAAAAAGACGTCCGTAAATTTGCTGTCGATGGCTGTGAACAGCTTCTGGGGGCTGAAGATGCGAAATTCGGCGGGATAGGTGGGGTTGAGGTTGCCGAACAAGATGGGCGTGCCGGTGCCGTCATTGGCGCTCACCTGGAAGCCCTCGCCGGGAGTAGAAAAGACGACGCCACGGGCGGAATTGACGTTAAAAAAGTCGGGCGGGAAGGCATTCGGAGCCGAAGAATCGTCCGGTACACCATCCCAGTTCACCTCGCGCCGACCGTCAGCAAACGAACCGCCGGCACCATTGTTGGCGCCGCCGATATCGGCCCGAAACAAGTCGACTGCCGATTGAATTGCGCTGGCGTCGGGGCCGGTTGCCTGACGGACAAGCGGGGCAGCCGAAGCGATAACGGGTGCAGACATTAGGGCGGCCAAGGTGACCGTAGCCCATCCAAAAAATGGTAAGGATTTCATACCTTTACTTGCCTTCTCTCAATATCGAAAGTAGACAGACAATTGATCGCCTTCCGGTTAAAAGGCTAAGCCGATGCTTGGTTTAGATTATCCATAGCAAAATGCGGAACCTGGCTTGTAGCCTAGAAATTAGCCGCATTACCTTCACAGTCAACTTCTTTATGCTCAAGCGGATGCTCTGAAACATCCGGCTTCCTGGAAGAGCTCAAACCATCGGCCATGTCGCCCGCCAGAAGCGCGGTCAAGCTTCTACCTTCGGGTACATAGGCAACTAGGGGCCAAAAAAGAAAAATGCAAGCACCGCGAGAAAATAGTTGAATTTTTCACGAATAAATCCCTTCGATCTTGTGTACTTTATCTCCGAGGTGGACCACGCCTGCCTGCACAACCCGCACATAAATTCCGCGCAGGTGCAATTCTTTGCGCTCAGGAGCGTTGATAAATTGCAGCGCCGCTTTTCCGTATCGGGCGTTGAATTTTGAGCAGCCGGTGTGGGGCTTATCGGTGACTTCCAGGATCGCTTCGCCAACCGCAAGGCGCTGGCCAATCGGGATATTCACTTCACTGAGGTCCAGATCCACAATCAGGTTGTCCCCAGCCAGAGGCATACGGCCCTCCTCCCCGGCGATCAGGCGCAGTACCCGCGCATTCATCAGCGACACCTGCGCCCGCGGGTCCGGCGCGCGGCCGTTTTTGCCGAGCAACCAGCGATCCCCCGCGAGCCCGCCGTCGGGAGACAGATACACCTCAGAGCAGGTGCGCCGCTTTTCTTTGGGAAGGCGCGCGACGATCATCTCCAGAAGACCCGCGTCGCGGGGAGAGTCTAGAAGCTCCGCCAAAGCTGCCGCGAACGCTTCGGTGGTGATGTGTGTGCTCTGCATTTCCATCGGTCGGTTTCTCCTTGCGCGGTGCCGGCCGCCAACCAAAATAGCCCCGGGCACCTGTGCCTGTCACCTATACGTCCCTGAACGAGCGATCGTGCCATGAAGTGCCAACTCGTTCTAAGCATGGCTGCCCTAAGCGGATCACATCCTGAGGCCATCCATTTTCGGGGCGCACCTGCGGTAGTTGGGTTCCCAGGTGCTTCCAAGGCGATGTCGTGTAGGTAACTTTCTTTGTACCGTCCGGAGCGTTTCTCAAGGGGAACATGAGCCTTCCAAACAGAAATCGCCCTACCCCCCGAAAATGGATGGCCTCCAGGAAATCACCAGCTTCTCAATTGAGATAACTCTTATAATGTTTATAAGAGTTATATAAAGCATCAACGATGGTTGGCAAGGAAGTGGTCACGGCATACTCTGATGCCGAGTCAGCCCAGGCGATCCGCGAGATTGCCCGTGCGGAGTCGCGTTCGGTGGCGCAGGTGGCGGGGGCGGCACTCAAGCTGTACGCACTGCTGAGCAGGGATGTGCGAAGCGCCCTGCGCGAACTGGAGGGCGATGAGGAGGCGTTCAGGCATCTGGTGAATCGGATAGCAGGGGTGGTGCGGGCTGATCGTTTCGATGCCGCGGCCCACAGAGTGGCGCAGTCTTTGCCTACAAATGCATCGGTTCCCGAGGATGAGGACGCCATCCTTGCGATGGCGGTGGATGCCGTGGACGGGCAGGAGATTCGTCCTTGAGCCAGAGGGTTCCCCCGTCTGTGTGGCGGGTGCTGCTCGACCTCAATGTCTTTGTGGCCTACGTCCTCGGGTTGAGTAAGGGTCGGACGGATACGGCGGCGCAGTTTCTGGTGCAGTGCGTGCGGGACGGTTCTTGCGCTCTGGGTCCGCTGCAACTGGTCGTTTCCTGGGGGATGCTCAATCGCCTTGAAGTGGTTCTGATGCGCCTGGGCTACGACCCGGTCGCCGCCAAGGGGTTCGCCGAGGCGGTGGCGGAACTGGCCCGGTTGGGTCCATTCCAGGAATTCCCCAGTGTGACTCTTGGAGGGATGGGGGTTGTCGCCCTCAAAGACGAAGAAGACGCCCATGTGCTCGGTACTGCCGTTGCCGGACAAGCAAGAATACTCGTCACAGCAAATTTCAAAGACTTCGACGCCGCATTGCTTCAGCTTGTGCCGGGCCTAGTCGGCGAAATCAAGCGCCCTGACCATAATTTACTGGTGGCACACCCGAAGATCGCAGCTCGTTGGTTTCGAGAGGGGAACATTGATTTTCGGTGAGGTGGTTGGCTTGGCTCTCACCTGAAAATCGGGAGTTGCATAATTTGGATAATGCGATGCCCGCATTGCAACTCCGAGCAGCCCCGCAAAAACGGCCATGTCCATGGAAAACAGTGCCATTTCTGTAAATTCTGGATTCGAGTAGTCCTGATAAAGCGCGAAGCACATGCAAATTGCTGCAAACCGGCATATGCTCACTTCACGCTCTGAAGTTCATAGCCAGCGGGTAGTATTTGTTTAGCCTTCCTCAGGTACATCGACGGCCGCTGCCTATGAGGTCGAAGCCCCAGTTCTGGTTGATCTACCTGCTGATTTTTGGTCTGTGCCTTCCCACCGCGCCGCCGGCCGCTGTGGCGCAAACGGCTGCCGATAATCAAGCCGCCCGGTTGCTCGCTCAGGGAGACGCCAAACTGCAGCGTCAGGACTTTGCCGGGGCGCTCGAGGAGTATACTCGCGCCATCCGCCTCGATCCCAATAGCGCCCTGGCCTATAGCAATCGGGCGCGTGCCCGCTCCAGGCTCGGGGATCTGCAGGGGGTGATCGCCGATTGCACTGAGGCTATCCGCCTCGACCCGGACCTGGCGGCGGCCTACGGCAACCGGGGCAATGCCCGCGCCGCTTTGGGCGATCGCACGGGGGCAGCGGCGGACTACTCAGAAGTGATCCGCCGCGATCCGAACAATGCCCTGGCGCTGCACAACCGCGCCCTGGCCCGCGCCGCTTTGGGAGATACCGCCGGGGCGGTGGGCGACCTCAAAAAGGCGGCCCAACTGGCGAAGGCCCAGAGAGACAGCGCTTTGTACCAGTCGGCGACCAGCCGCATCCGCCAGTACGGCACCCCGACCGCCGCCTCTGTCCGTACTCCCAAAGCAACCGCCGTCCCCCGCAGCAGATCGGCCGCCAAATCCGCACCGACCGCCGAACCCGAATGGCAGCTGCGGGTGCCGATGGAGCCCAGATCCGTGCCTTTGATGCTGGGTCTGGGCATTGGTGAAGGGGGCGGGCCGGGACTCGCCATCGTCAACTGGGTGGCAAGCCAGACGCGCCATAGCGGTCTGCGCACCGGGGATCGTTTGGTGGCCCTCGATGGACGGGCCGTGGACAGCACCGCGGATCTCTCGGCGATGCTCAGGCGCCGTCGGCCGGGCGAGCAGGTCGCCCTTACCTACCGGCGCGGCGGCAGCGAACGGACGATCAACCTGGCGCTGCTCAATTCGGTAGTGCCGCTGGAGCCCGAGGAGCCACCCCGGCCGCTCGGTGCGCTGCTGGTCCTCCCGCCTTCTCCCCGACTGGAGGCTGAGCAGATCTTCGGCTGGGGAAACGTGCGGGCTGTCGAAGGCCTAGAAAGTGAGCTGCTCATCGTGGTTGGGTCGGCAGCGAGCGAAGCCGTGCTGCAGGAGCGGACAGGAGCACTCTTTCGACAGTTGCAGCCTTTCGGGATCCGGGCGCTTGCAGTCGAGGTGGAGGCGCCGGCGCAGCCCTGGCGGGCCGTGATAAGCGAGACCGGGGTGCAGGTGCAGGCGGCTCAACTGCCCTGGCGCAGCGCGCCCGTGACGATCGAGGCCGGTACTTACCTGCCGGTGCAACTGGACTGGCCGACCGACGGATCGCCACCCAACGCAGGACAGGACGTCACAGGCAGGGTACTCTACGACGCGCGCGACCGGCGGGGCATACCGCTTGTTCGGGCGGGCACTGCGGTACAGGGGCAACTCGTTCCGACAGCCCCGCTGGGAGTGCGGCTGGTACTCACAAGTCTTGGCGCGAATCCCGTGGCGGCTGCATCGGAGGTGCTCCCGCTCAAAGAAGAGTTCGAGTTGCGTAGCGGCCTCTACGGTGGGGGCGACCTGTTCAACCGCTATTTCGCCACGGTCTACGACGGTCAGGTGGTGGGGGCGCGTCTGCGGGAGCCGGTGGTGCTGGAGGGAGACGCTCCGGGTGAACCGTCCGAGGCAACTCCTGCCCGCACAGCGGTAGTCGGAGAGTTGCTGAGCGGCAACCTGCCGGGGCGCCGCGATCCACAACAAGCTCTCGCTTTTTATAACCAGGGTGTGCGGGCTGCTGCCGCCTCGCAATGGCAATCGGCGGCGGCGCTATGGCAGGCTTCGCTGATATTGTTGCCGTCGCAACCGGCGCGTTCCGCCCTGGGATGGGTCTACGAGCGGATGGGCCAGGAGCTGTTGGTACGGGGCGATGCGGCCACGGCGGCAGCCTGGCTGGAACTGGCTGTGCACCTGCGCCCCAGGAGCGTCAACGCTTCGCGGTTGCTGAGCGCCGCCTACGGCCGTCTGCTCGCACCCAAAATATCGGCCAACCGCTCGCCGGTTCAGCTGGCCTACTACCGCCATCTGGCCGCGCGCTTCGATCTTTCCATGGGCGAAGAACTCGGCGGCTCCGGGCGGCTGTTTGCCCGCGAGCCCGTTCGTCCGACTACAGCGGATTACATCGATTCGAGCCTGGTGCGCGGTCAGGTGGTCCGCTTTACGCGCCTGCCGATTCGGCTCTATACCGGCGGCGCCCCCGAACCGGAGATGGCCGCCGCCGTCTGGCGGGCCGCCCTCAAATGGCAGACCGGCAGCGGCGGCGCAGTGCGATTCGTGCGGGTGGAAGATCCCCTGCAGGCGGATATCGCCGTGGTTTTCGTCGCGGCGGACCGCGAAGGACGGGCGGGCCACGCCAGTTTCACCGGTCTGGGCAACCGCATGCCGATGCTCAAGGTCACCCTCGGCCTCGGGCACCTGCTGGGTGAGCGACCGGGCGATTGGCCCGAGTACATCCAGATGCTCGCGGTGCATGAACTCGGCCACGCCATTGGACTTTGGGGCCACAGCGACGACCCCGAAGACATCATGTACCCCGAGATGCGCGGTGTGCACGAGCCGTCGGGCCGGGATCTGCAGACGCTCCGGCGTCTGTACGCCATGCCAGCTGGGATCACTCGACCTTAAACTGTGCTGCCGGTATCGTCTTGACAGTGCCTCTGCAAGACCTGATGCCTTCGTGCGCGAATGCCGTTAGTATTCGACCACCCTGTCGACTTTGAGAATC
Protein-coding sequences here:
- a CDS encoding NCS2 family permease, producing the protein MRMKRVKSAPRWLVRGDIDGFFGLALDNLIQVLLIVGLCGGVLGFGSELLYGRVLPGVALSLLVGNLYYAWTADRLARREGRDDVTALPYGINTVSLFAHVFLVMLPVKLAAMGVGQSPEQAAELAWQAGLVACLGSGLIELAGAWVADPLRKLAPRAALLSTLAGIALTFIALGFLFRTFAAPIVAMLPLGIILLTYFGGVRFGPLPGGLVSVLLGIALAWGTGLVGWSDSRFAEALAPAGFYLPRLWLGDLWEGRAALGAYLSVILPMGLFNLVGSLQNLESAEAAGDRFETAPSLAVNGLGSIAAAVAGSCFPTTIYIGHPGWKALGARIGYSVLNGVAMSLLCLSGTVALVAYFVPIEAGMAIVLWIAVVIAAQAFTATPAAHAPAVVIGLLPGIAGWGALMAKNALRAAGLATPDNPLTPELAAQFRLSDTYIEGAFALEQGFIFSAMILAAVTVFIVERRFWKGALWALAGAVLCWFGLMHSFRWTATDTIIDLRPGAGASWAIGYVLVALALLYAQWAEGRSRTDKS
- a CDS encoding class I SAM-dependent DNA methyltransferase: MQPERPSLMPEYFEALYRENADPWNFETSPYEDAKYTATLDALSKPRYRSAFEIGCSIGVLTARLAERCEALLAVDVCDKALTRARERCRALAQVSFERLRVPEGYPRGPFDLTLVSEVGYYWSWSELRQAQRLLLEHLEPGGHLLLVHWTPFARDYPLRGDEVHDAFGALAGLSHRLGRREQQYRLDLYERI
- a CDS encoding glycosyltransferase family A protein, translated to MLHICRPLRPLGSASPFLARLSYPPLVDAPLLPECRSCVIVPVRDEAERIESTLAALACQIERPGLPLDPRSYEVIVLANNCRDQTAPIARRFAGERPQLRLHIVERTLSPGEAHVGRARQLLMDEAYRRFAGAGKARGIIASTDGDTRVAPDWLAATAFEIDRGADAVGGRILTDDKERQTLAAQARRCFLFDVGYQYLTVQLEACIDPDPLDAWPRHYQHFGASLALSAEAYARAGGLPAVRSPEDVALYCALRRIDAGIRHSPLVKVITSARRYGRAERGLAAQLADWSTVGAGYKPYLVEAVGRTEERLINRFRLRQLWRQPRSLESTDAEVAALATRLRVPSERLAEELSACQAFGLLWERLNPEEPANAPKSEVEEAIRQLRRRIVLWKQALKSARTGPVGIAARVARGGG
- a CDS encoding pentapeptide repeat-containing protein — its product is MFVKPHVLWHDWMRFSIVCERCHRRLLFSQWSGGGGEEWPQIKKAECRLEARHGVQRAERCESCGRPFATARRPVRSMGVDELLARYRRGQRRFSKLVLVGDDLSTVALDGARMFEANLSGSRLVGTGLRSAVLTGASLVGADFAAARLQRADLSGAELVGANLSGTDLQGAKLIGGDLRGASLYWANLEGAQLRGALLDDASLRGARLRGAILPDGRLLD
- a CDS encoding PDDEXK nuclease domain-containing protein, yielding MAGELTFDGYEEYLGGLKARIRAAQIRSALAVNRELVALYWQIGRDVLRQQRRQGWGSKVIDRLSGDLRREFPEIKGFSVRNLKYMRAFAEAYPDKGFVQQLAAQIPWFHNCAILDAVKEPAARAWYVRQTIAQGWSRSVLTHQIDAGLFERQGGAATNFAATLPSVQSDLAQQALKDSYLFDFLSLGPAARERDLERGLLEHIRKFLLELGRGFAFVGSQYHLEVGDQDFYIDLLFYHFKLRCFVVIDLKTGSFQPEFAGKLGFYLSAVDDLLRHPDDRPTLGLILCKSSNRVIAEYTLRDARRPMGVSTYELLPEEIKRSLPSIEEIEALLYLDFADGQHSG
- a CDS encoding PIG-L deacetylase family protein → MGGTSAALGETPLHPPEAAAALGSTLVVAPHPDDESLGCGGTIALLRRLGLPVRVLVVSDGTRSHPNSRCYPPAALRALREAEARAALAVLGVAPAAVTFLGLKDGAVPFEGDADFADALGRCRRYLAQLESVRTVALPWRRDPHPDHRAVWNLMHRASDGFAAFARSLEYPIWLWEQGERFHRPMEGEVRIWRLAIGPVLALKRAAMAAHRSQTSDLIDDDPEGFRLTPETLAHFERPWECYLEAPCNPNAPR